The sequence CCgcgtgtggtggggcgtccccgggcgCACACTCCACTTCGTCCTggagcacctcgagggcggcaacgagccGCCGCTCGAGTACCCGGCAGCCCAGGCCCCGGTCCACAGCCGGAGTGGCGGCCCTTGGCTGCCAAGGCACATGTCGGGcgggtcctcttcctcctcctcctcctcctcccgctcctccggtTTGCCGGCTCTCGCCAACGTCAAGACTGAGCCCATGGAGACGCCGCTCGGGCAGCCACCCGCGGCggtgccctcgtcatcaacgagggcggcggtGGCTCCTATGCTCCCTCCTCCTACCTCATCaaccgaagacggagccggggctcgtgGCCGTCAAGAGCGAGCACGACAACATGGTTACCAACGACGAGGCCGCGCTGAAGTGGGCGCGCGAGGACTACGTCCGGctggagatggagcgccagcgccgcgccctCGAGGATATCGCCGCTCGGTGCCGCGGCCGCGTCGAGTGCGGCGTTATCGTCCTCGAGGACAGCGAGGACGAGGCGTCGCCGCCAGCCAAACCTGTCTGCCAAGGCGACCCAGGGCAGGGGTGCAGCAGGGATGGCGACGGCGtgaaggaggaggacgacgacgacaacggcgactACATCGCCTTCGGCAAGCTCTTCGGCCTGTAGGCGGCGTGGCGGGCGGCGGCAGTGTGGCAGTAGTAGTTGTTGTTTTTAATTTTGTTTTAGATTATGTTTTTCAATATGTAAAAAACGTTGGAACGCCTAAATTTTGTCAAATTTTGCATCGTGTTTGGCCGAGTATGTTTCTAAATAACTTTAAAAAACGGCGCATGGGGGTGACCTGGGACGGCGGCTGGAAAACGGATCGCCCCCATGCCGATTTTCAACCGGCGCGTCCGCTATTTCAATTCCCTGcagccgaacggctggagatgctcatGCAGCAACTTACGTGCTCTCCAGGGAGAAAATGTCAAGCAGGTGAATGTGAAAAGTCTGGAATGAGACAGGCATTGAAGGTCATCATGTGCATAGCGGGCGAGGGGCAATGGTAGGCGGCAGGATGGGGACAAAGAAAGGAAAATGGTCGGCGTGGATGGACTCTGCCTTTTCGCCTTTTCTGACTCAACTCACTCCTTTGCCATCTTCAGCCAGATCTGCAAACATGCAAAAGGAGGAGCGAGCACTGCACACATGCAAAAGCAACGCATTCGATTCCACGTATCGCCTACTcgtttcacacacacacacgctaagAAAGGATCTTCTTTTTTCTGAAatactcctccgttcctaaatatttgtcttcctagacatttcaaatgactaccacatacggatgtatgtagacatattttaaagtgtagattcactcattttgcttcatatgtagtcacttattgaaatctctaaaaagacaaatatttaggaacggagggagtataatattccGAATTTGAAAAAAGATAAACGGAGAAGGGGGTTTGGAATCTTATCTCCCCGCGTCCTCCTGGACTTTATCAACTTTAACTGAAGTGTGCACCTAGGAGATGAAATGAGGTCTAGTACCAGTGATGAAGCGTCTTTGCCTAGTAGATTCCAGATCATTGGTGGGGTCTCTGTGGTTCAATGACTGGTCTTGGGTGTATTGATTTCGTTGTGTGCGTTTGAAGTTCAAGAGCCTATTGGATGCATCAACAAAAAAGAACACAAATACAGAAATAAAATACATGAGTGTTGTAGAAATCTAAGTAGGTTTTCAAAACACATGAAAATCAAATTACATGAACAATCCTTTAGAGAAGCAAAGAAAAAGAACATGTAAGCAACAAGCCAATCTGTGGGAACTTGGCGGCACCAAATCACATGACCCAGGTAACTTAAGGTCTGtatagggcacatctagatgtatcCTAATTATTACACATCTAAATAACTCAACTAAACTAAAATgaaaaagagaaacagaaaatGCCAGTACGAATCTTCCCGTAAAGTCTATGATACAGGGCTTAGATGTGCAATAGTTAGGGCCTACGAAGCACCGATACGTGGAAAACCTGTGTATCGCCGTTCTGTACGTCACCATTACGGCGATACGCAAGATACGGCAGCGATACGGGTATCCCTGGGGTATCGTGATTTTCGAtttaaaacaaaaggaaaaaaatgccGATACGCCGCCGTGACGGCGCCGACACGCCGGCGACACGGGAAGCCCAGTAGAAGCCCACTCCACCGCTCCCAAAGTCGTAACCCTAAACAGCCAACACTTTCTCAGTTTGCTATGCAACAGATTGGATCGAGGATTCAGGTGCGACCGCACGAGTGCGCCGCCGCGTTGctaccaccgccgccgctgcctggATTCCGTTGCGGCCATTTGGACTCGCCTCGCCGCTCCGTGGACTCGTCTCGCCGCCGCTTGGAGTGTCCGCCGCTGCCGCCTGTTGGCCGTCACCAGCAAGGTATCCCCCCGGCCCCTTCCCAATCTCTGCTCTCTTCTCTGCTCCGGTGGTGTCTGGTCCTCCCGCTCTTGCTGGTTGCTGCATGTTGAATCTGTATGTGCTTGCTGTCGAGTGCGTGCGTGGTGTGTGCTTGCTGCGGCGTGCGTGCGTTCGTGCTCGGTTTGTCCTTCCGCATACTTGTTCTGTAATTGTGTGCGTGCTTGCTAGCTACTGCTGGGCACTGGGTGTTGGCCTCtgttgtactcccttcgttccgaattactgtcttggatttgtctagatacggatgcatCTAGattcattttagtgctagatacatccgtatctagacaaatctaagacaagtaattcggaacagagggagtatcacataTGATTTGCTGCTGACCTGCTGAAGTTGCGGCTAGTGCTAGGCCAATCTTCAGTTGAGAGGCTGGGGAGGATCAATCATGTATTATTGGGTTAGCAAGCTCTAATATTAGCATATGATGTATTTTGCAAGCAGCATGAGGATTCAGTAATTTGATGATCATTCAGTCATGGAGATGACTCGATGAAAAGAAGAGGCATGGATGCAACTTATGGGGCAGTATTTTGATCTCATCTCATGCATTTAATAATTCTTTGTCTTTATAACATGCAATTTACTAATTATTTATCTATACTTGCCGTATCACCGTATTGCTGTTTTTGAAAATTGCCGTATCCCGTATGGCCGTATCCGTGTCGCCGTATCGGTGCTACGTAGGTTAGGGCAcgtctagatgtgctttagcaaaaatGTTTTAAATTCAAATAACACGGTATAGTAGTGATACGTGATTTGACTCTTGGAAACATAAGCGATAAGGTTTCCCTACCTTTGCGTTGGCGTCGCTACCGATCTGCCTCGCCTCCTATGGCTTTAGGGCATCTACAACCTGACATGGCAAATGTGGTCCCTCAAACATCTGCGGATGCGCACGGTCAGTGTCTGGGCGCGTTTATTTTGACTCTATTTATCCATCCACGCGGCCATGTCCCTCACTTTTTTCCCTATGCATCCGGTCACATGCATGTGATTGGTTGAGAAGGagggagaaagaaaaaaataaagaaaggaaAAATATGCTCTGCGGTGGGCCAAATCCTATGTGCTAGACGCAGTATCATTGACAAGATGCGCATAGGAACTCCTCATCCTCATCCCATATTTAAGGTCAATATGATGAGTGTCAAACAACACAAGCATTTAAGGAGGCTTTAAGGGGTCCGGTTGGGTCAACTTTTTCCTTCTTTCCCTTGTCCGATCAGTGGTCCTGAGCCCGCCCGGTCAATTTGCGGAGTCCAGTTGTAGGTGCTCTTAGGGCCAATGGTGGCATGGTGGATCTCGACACTTGTGTGCGGGAGGGCTTCATTTTTAGGTTTTTTTTCTTTGATTTGGTTAGGATTCATTTCCTGCTTAGGAAGGTGAGGTGACGACGACTCTGTGAAGATACAATAAGGTTTTTCCCGCCTAGCCCTCGTCCCGATGGCGCGTCTAGCATCATTAgagggtgtgtggaggtgtgtcttcggtGGACCTCACGGGATTCGGTAGGTATTTTTTCCTCGGTGGATCCTATTGGATCGGATCTTCGTTTGTCAGTGTTCGTGTTTCTACAGGTTGGATCATTTCGATCTTTGCTTCTCTTCATCGGCAATGTTTGTTGTTCTGGTACGTTTGTGTTGTGGGGCCTTAGCATGTTGACATCCCGACCATCTAATAACAGGTTTGCCTGGCTCCAATGAGGGAGGGCGATGACGATGGTGCATCTTCATCTCTGTCCAGTGCTTGTAATAGTCGCTATGTGGTCCACGAACATGGATGTAATTTATATAATTCTGGTGTTCTTTGTGTTGTCTTGACGGTTGATGGATACATCGAAAGTGTTTTCCCACTAAATAAAAAAGGTAATAGATGATTATGTGGAGTGAACTTTCTAAAGTGCATAAGGGTCTCAACTGTGTCATTGGATTCTCAAAACACACAAAGAGGAAAAATAAAGAATTAGAGTGTCCTCTCATCTTGAACCCTACATGAATTTAGATAGAGTGTTGCATAGGAAAAAACAAAGAAATTCCACAAGAGGTTTGGGTGGATGGAACTTTTTTTTCCTTGAAAATAAAATCCAAATGAATCCTAAGGAAAAAATTTAATCCCACGAATCAAACGACCAAcgcaggaaaaattcctaaggatctATTTCCTCCAAAATTCCTAAGGATCTATGTCCTGTAAATTTCCAACAAGATTTTATTTACAATGAACTTTCTAATGTGCATAAGGCCCACATCTGATTCACATGATTCTTAACGCAGAATAAGGAAAAAATGTAGACTTATAGTGTCATGGTATCTTGAATCCTACATGAATTTAGATGCAGTGTTGCATAGGAAAAACAAAGAAATTCTACAAAGAAGTTTGAATGGATGATTTTTTCTTCAAAACAGAGTTCAAATGAATTATAAGGAAAAAATatttcaatcctacgaatcaaacgaccaacgcaagaaaaaaaatcctaagaaTCCAAATCCTCCAAAATTTCCGTTAAATTTCTTTGAATCAGCCCTAAGAATTTCAAACCAACAAGAGGTGTATATTTTATTCTAAGGCCATAGAATACTTGCTAATTTATTTACAATAAATATTATGCTCCACTTTTCAAATATACTTGCAGATGCTTGCACACGAAGATAATCACCTTCGTTCCACGCCCTGCAAGTCTATATAATCCTtttacaaacaaacaaacaaaatcaTTCCACTCCgactcacatacacacacactcagCTCCATGTCTCCTGGGTTCACTGGCGATGCGATGCTGTTGTGTCGGGGAAGATAAGACGAAGAAGAAAGCGGTGCGTGTGGGGCCAGAGTGACGTGTTGCATGCTCGATGGCACAAAGCGCGTTAGCGAGCGAGCCTCTCGACCGGTTCGCCGATTACAAATGTTTACCAAAAAGAAAAGGGCCGGCCGGCGcaccgaaagtttcggccggtctgCCCCAGCTGTTCGATCTGGCCGCGCGAGACCGTCAGATCCAGCTCCTCTTCAaccttttttttctttatccttgTCTCCAGCGCATACAGAGAGGAGCGAGCCAGTCGGGGCCGCCATGGATGCACGACCGCGAAGCACCGCCGGCTCGCACCGTCCGCCGCGCTGTCGCAACCGcacgcctcgccgtcgccgctcaCCGTCGTCGCGCGCGAGGTTGCCGGCGTCGTGCCCGAGGTGGTCGTCGTGCCCAAGGTCGCCATTGCAGCTCCCCTGGCCGCCCCGTGGTTGCAGCGCCGCGGCACACAGTCGCATCTCCGCCATCAGCCGCCGTTGTAGCTCCGCCATCACCGTCGTGCCCCCCATCCCAGCAAATCGACTCCATGGACACGGCTTTTCATCTCACCATCGCTGCTTGTAGCTCCCGCCATTGATGGTTGTAGCATCCACCGATGAAGGTTGTAATCGCCGGCGGCCGCTTCTAGCAAAAGAACGCTAGGGGTTATTGCTTCACGCCTAGACAGTTGTAGCATCGTCGCTGCTGCTCGCAGCTCCTCGCACCGTCGGTTCCAGCATCTCCGGCGACCGGTTGTAGCATCCCCATCTGCCGCTCGCAGCTCCTCGCACTGCCTGTTTCGCATCGCCGACGGACGGTTGTAGCAAAAAGAGCGACTCCGGTTGCAAGCTTTTTTCACCTGAGCTTGAAGCTTTTTTCACAAAAAGGTTGCAAGCTTTTTACTCTACGGTTGCAACAAAAACACAGAGATACCCCATGGTCGTCGTCGAAGGAGGATTTTCTCAATCTCTTTTTGAAGCCTTTTCATCTGCGGGTTGAAGCTTTTTGTCAAAACGGTTGTAACTTTTCCTGTATTTTGttgtctggttgaagcttttttatctactggatgtagcaaaaacctccaacggtagtagcaaaaagcctgctacggttgcagcaaaaaaaaacATTGTCGTCCTCGCGAGGTCGTAGCTCtgcctgatggatgtagcaaaaagcttTGCCGGTAGTAGCACAATTCAACAATGGTTGCAGCTTTCCCTTTTTGTGCAGTGCCGTTGAAGCTTTCTatgtctatggttgaagcttttttcaacggATGTTGAAGCTTTTCTAGGTGACGGTTGCAACACTTGTATACGCGGGAGGATCCGGGCGCTGCGAGCTCCCTCGGTCGCCGGCGAGATGGGATGGTCGCCGCGAGCTCCGAGCggggaggggagcgcgtggcgctgCGACCGGGGGgcgggaggggggaggagggggaagggatGGGGAAGGGGTGGGGAGGAGAGGGCAGAAGAAGAGGGCGGCGCgacgcgaggaagaggaagaggaagaaggggatcgGGAGGAGGCAGAAGGAGATCGGAAGGAGCGCGAGCGTACAATGCGCTGCGCGTCGCTTCGATCGAGCGGCCCGCGTGGGACCGACGGAATGGTTCTGCCGGTGCGCCGTTCCTAAACACTTCCCAAAGAAAAGAGGGACGGAAAAGGTGACGAGATAGGCACGTATCTACACATGTGGATCTAACCAGCGCTCCAAGCCAATTTAACTTACCATGTACACGTGCGATCTCATCAAAGCAAAAAATAtgtaaaaagaaggaaaaaaaatccCTGGCTTAGTCAGTTTAAGCTTTGTATGTATATACTCCCtcccgtttctaaatatttgtctttttaaagattttaaaTAGACTAtcacatatgaatgtatatagacatattttagaatgtagattcactcattttccttcGTATGACTACTTGtttaaatctctagaaagacaaatatttagaaacggaggaagtatttgATAGTTCCTCCATCATAACTCAAAAAGGCATTTTAGTAATGTGTCAGCACTTACCAGGGCAGATCTTCGCAACACACAGCAAATCTAAGGTGTTTGGACAAAGCTATCTATCTAATAGTTGTAGTATGCCATATCAAAATAGTGTTCATAAAAGCATTTGCAGTCGGTCTCCTCGTATCCTCCCTGTGTATCCGGGAGGACAATTCGGTCACTTGGTGACCCAGCTGGATCCCCTTCTCTGTACATGGGCTGTGTGCAAATCCCCATATCCAACTCATATATGGGGCAAACGTGTCTAGTCATCTGCCACGCAGGGCGCGGCACACCGCGGACcaccttttatttttctttattatttctttcttCTCTATCTCCATCCAATAATTATATGGATGTGAATGGACAATTTAGGGACAAAGTGGGgacatggttgcatgcatgcacaaatGAGGGCTTCAAGCGAACACGCCTCTCGACTGTGCGTCTGTGGACATTTGAGGGATCAAATTTGGCGAGTCCGGCTATAGATGCCCTAAGTTATCCAGGACTAGCACTAGACGGGTGATTCAATACAGAACCTAACTCTAAATATTTTTGAGTTGAGTTTAGCTGGAGTGACTACATCTATCGTTTTTCTTCAATTGTTGGTTGCTGCGTTCTTGACTTTTCAACTCTGATTTTTCCTTCTATATTATTCAAATGTATCTATAGTTTCTTGGTCATGACTTTGATATTTATGGTGATTTTAGTTGAATCAACCATTTGCATAGGATGGCAAAACGCATTCATGCAAGATATCCGTTTGGTATACCGGTTTTTATCCGTTCTCTATCCCTTGACGGCTACGACAAACTCTCCCATCCGGGCTTCGCAGGCAAGTTTGTGGATTCGTCTTCCCTCTTTATGCTACTCTGGTGGTCGGTAGCGGGGAGGGGAATCCAGGTGCTTCTCCTTcgtttagtagtttaggttagtGTTTTTTAGTTCTCATAGGTGCGGCGCTCGGACGGATCGCAGCGCTTCTTCTTCAAGTTTGTCTTTCAGGCTCCGTTCCTCCTCGAGTTCGTCCATCTAGATGTAGCCGATGGTGCTTCGGCGTAGATTTATGTCATCTCATTGGGacggtgaggttagggtttctcgtcgtaTGATGAGATATGGTGTCAGGTTGTTTAGATCTATTAAAGGGTTTAAAGGCGAAGAATGCGGCTCCAGAgcactggtccttaggggcacgtgcgcGAAGACTTCATGATTGCCATTgataaggtcaagccggctccggtaaaGGAGCACTGACAGCGGCGCGTCGGTGGCTCGTTCTGGCGGTGGTAGTGGTTGTTCGCTGGTGTTCGaatttcaatgtaatttttattatgtttgaggtgttttACTCTTTCCGTGAACGTTGCTAATAGATTCGGATCATTTTGTTAAAAATAATCTCGATCATATGTACCATTCTACGTATACCACTATACCACATCCTCGATATTCTACTTTGTACTAGATTTTGTTGCTTTTTACTGAAATTCGGGATGGATGTTTTGGCTCTGAAGCATATGTTGCCGGATGAACAATGAATTCAACAACAATCTATACCTATTATTAAAGAAaagtgatattcttggtttcgtccgtTTCGTTTGGTCCCGCTTTAATTTAATTTCATGTATGCTATTTGGTTCAGTTACTTGCCACCCGTTTTAGCCCAACGGAGAAATCCCATCTGGTGGCGCACTGAGGCCCAGGTCTGGAGAGCTGGCAAAAAATAAAAGTGTCGATGGGAGGATTTGATCTCATAACCTGCAAACCGTCCACCGACGGTTTGTCCAACTGACCCATCTAGAGGTATGAGAGGATtcattttctcccgttgcaacacacgggccttTTGTTAGTTCTAAATAAGCTTTTTAAATTCTATTTTTGTGTAGATGTTCATGTTAGTGTAACAAGcgtgcttgacaattttcatgcgaAACGGAATTGTAGTGCTTGGTCGGTGAAAAAACAAAATTAAGTGTAACATTTGGAGATAACATTTGACATTTGACTTCTCTTTTTACACATATCATAATGCTTAAGGGTTTCCGCGATCCCCTAAAATTTGCAAGTAGCATTTGGCTGTGACAATGAACACATCTATTctttttagaaaaaaaatgttATTTACAAAATACATGTTTGGCGCCCACAAGAATATGCTTCCTCGAGGCAAATTAGATTTCCGGAAATTGCATCCTTTCTATGAGAGATACCTGACGCTGGATTACAATACTGTTCTTCCCTGAGAGATACCTGGCGCTTCAGGTCTAGTTGGTGAATGTGTGTTGCTTTGCATACGTGTTGAAGTGACGGTCATGTGCAGTGCATAGTGGGCGGCAGGATGGGGACAAAGAAAGGGAATGGTCGGCGTGGATGGCCTCTGCCTTTTCGCCTTTTCTGACTCAACGCACCCTCAACCAGATCTGCACTGCACACATGCAAAAGCAACGCCATTCGATTCCACGCATCGCCTACTCGTTTCACACAGACGAGGAGAAAGGATCTTCTTTTTTCCTAAATAATATTCCGCgtctgagaaaaagaaaaagataaagaAGGGGATTTGGAATCTCATCTCTCCGTCTCCTCCTGGACTTTATGAACTTTAATTAATTAAAGTGTGCACCTAGGAGATGAAATGAGGTCTAGCGCCAGTGACGAAGAATGATTAGAAAACTAGAGTGTTGCATAAGCAGAATAAAAAATTCTACAAAGTGGTTTCAGCGGATGGAACTTGTCTTCAAAATAGGTTTCAAATGAAAATATTTCAATCCCACAAATCAAACAACGAGCACAGGAAAAACTCCTTAGGATTGAAATCGGCCAAAATTTCTGTGAAATTCCTTTGACTCGACCCTAAGAATTCGAACCAGCAAAAGGTGTATATCTGATTCCAAGGGCATAAATACTTGCTCATCTATTCACAATGCTCCACTTTTCAAATGTTCCTGCAGATGCTTGCAAACGAAGATAAGCACCTTTATTCCACGCCCTAGAAGGCTATATGTTCCTTTTCCTCTCCACGcctaattaaactaactaactaGCCACCATTTCACCGCGTGCCCTGATCGCCTTGCGAGAGGGGAAAGAAAAGCTTTCTTGTTGAAAGATAAAAACTTTTAGTCTCATTGCTTGTGACGGGCCAATTTAGAATGCATAGGAAAAACAAAGTAATTCTATAAAGAAGTTTGAGTGAATAATTGTTTTCCTCAAAATGAGTCCAAATGAATTATAAGGAAAAAAATATATTTCAATCCTACAAAACAAATGACCAACGCAGGATTTTTTTTCCTAAGAATCCAAATCCTCCAAAATTTCCATCAAATTTCTTTGAACCGGCCCTAAGAACTCAAACCAACAACAGGTGTATATTTGATTCTAAGGGCATAAAATACTTGCTAATTTATTTACAATAAATATTATTCTCCACTTTTCAAATATACCCGCAGATGCTTGCACACGAAGATAAGCACCTTCGTTCCACGCCCTACAAACAGACTAACAATTTCCTAATCATTTTCACCGCGTGCCGCCATGCTATTCTTCATGCGTTCTCATCTCAGCCTCTATTTAGTCTCTTCCACTCCGTCtcactgacacacacacacacacacacacacacacacacacacacacacacacagctccATGTCTCCTGAGCTCACCGCCGATCACCGCTGAGGCGCTGAGTTGCGCCGACCGAAAAAGATATAATAATCCTAGGCGACTTCCATCGACCGTATGCTGTATGGCGGCGACGGTGAGGAAgctggtggtggaggtggtggaggcgcggaACCTGCTGCCGAAGGACGGGACGGGCACGTCGAGCCCGTACGCGCGCGCCGACTTCGACGGGCAGCGCCGCAAGACGCGCACCGTGCCGCGGGACCTTAACCCGGCATGGAACGAGCCGCTCGAGTTCAGCTTCCCGGGCCCCGGATCCGGCGGCATcgaccccgtcgccggcgagcCGCTCGAGGTGGCCATTTTCCACGACGTGCGGGTGGCACCCACCCGCCGCAACAACTTCCTCGGCCGCGTCCGCCTCGACGCGCGCCAGTTCGTGCGCAAGGGCGAGGAGGCGCTCATCTACTTCCCGCTCGAGAAGAAGAGCTTCCTCAGCTGGGTGCGCGGCGACATCGGCCTCAAGGTCTACTACCTCGACGAGCCCCTCGCGCCGGAGCCTGACCCGCCTGCCGCTGATCCTCCTGCGGCCGATGCGGTTGATGCGCCGCCGCCGGCTCCTGATGCCTCACCTTCACCCGTGTGTGCGGACCCACAGCCAGAAGCAGAGGTGACAGAGACAGCACAAGGAGCGCCACCAGCTGGCGACGAAGCCAGCACGGAGAAGCCGCCCGAGGGTGACGGTGACCCGGTAGCGCCGACCCCGGCCACGGAAGATGAGCCGCTAATGAGCTCGGAAGCGGTGCCAGCTTCCGATACAGCGGCGTCAGAGAGGCCGCAGGAGGAGGagaccccgccaccgccgccgatcccGACGCCGATGCCAAGGCAAGTGCCGGTGCCGCCGCgtccggcgccgccgccaccggatgTGCCGATGGAGCGATCGAAGCACGACCTGGTGGACAAGATGCCGTATCTGTTCGTCAGGGTTGTGCGTGCGCGGGGCCTGCCGGCGGGAGCGCACCCACACGTGCGCGTGGCCGCCGGCGGCCGGCACGCGTCCACCCGGGAGGCGCGCCGCGGCGCCTTCTTCGAGTGGGATCAGACCTTCGCTTTCAAGCGCGATCCGGCCATCGACTCCCCGGGCCCCACGCTCGAGGTCTCTGTGTGGGACCTCCCTCCCGATGCCGATGTGTCTATCGCCGACGACCGCAGCTTCCTCGGCGGGCTCTGCTTCGACACCGCCGACGTCCACGCGCGGGACCCGCCCGACGGGCCGCTCGCCACGCAATGGTACAGGCTGGAAGGCGGGCGCCGCCTCGCCGGTGCCGACCTGATGGTCGCCACGTGGGCTGGCACGCAGGCCGACGAGGCCTTCGGCGAGGCGTGGAAGGCGGACTCCCCGTCAGCGTCGTCGTTCTCGGCAGCCGTCGCGTCGCGCGCCAAGGTGTACGTCTCGCCAAAGCTCTGGCTCCTGCGCCTGACAGTCATCGAGGCGCAGGACACGCTCACAGCGGCGCCGCCCCGCGACGCCGGCATCGCGGTGCGCGGGACTCTGGGCTTCCAGACCCTAAAGACCCGCACGACGCCGGTGAACCGCAACGGTGGGCCGGCGTGGAACGAGGACCTGGTGTTCGTCGCCGCCGAGCCGTTCATCGACGACGACTGCTTCGTCATCTCCCTCGAGGTGCGCTACGGCAAGGAAGCTTTTCCTGTGGGCTCGGCCAGCATCTCGCTCGCTGCCATCGAGAGGCGGGTCGACGATCGGAAGGTGGCATCCAAGTGGCTCGACCTTCTCCCGTCCGACGAAGCTATGAGGAAAGTGGGTAACAGGGCGGCCATGCACATGCACGGCGGCC comes from Triticum aestivum cultivar Chinese Spring chromosome 5B, IWGSC CS RefSeq v2.1, whole genome shotgun sequence and encodes:
- the LOC123113947 gene encoding FT-interacting protein 7, translated to MAATVRKLVVEVVEARNLLPKDGTGTSSPYARADFDGQRRKTRTVPRDLNPAWNEPLEFSFPGPGSGGIDPVAGEPLEVAIFHDVRVAPTRRNNFLGRVRLDARQFVRKGEEALIYFPLEKKSFLSWVRGDIGLKVYYLDEPLAPEPDPPAADPPAADAVDAPPPAPDASPSPVCADPQPEAEVTETAQGAPPAGDEASTEKPPEGDGDPVAPTPATEDEPLMSSEAVPASDTAASERPQEEETPPPPPIPTPMPRQVPVPPRPAPPPPDVPMERSKHDLVDKMPYLFVRVVRARGLPAGAHPHVRVAAGGRHASTREARRGAFFEWDQTFAFKRDPAIDSPGPTLEVSVWDLPPDADVSIADDRSFLGGLCFDTADVHARDPPDGPLATQWYRLEGGRRLAGADLMVATWAGTQADEAFGEAWKADSPSASSFSAAVASRAKVYVSPKLWLLRLTVIEAQDTLTAAPPRDAGIAVRGTLGFQTLKTRTTPVNRNGGPAWNEDLVFVAAEPFIDDDCFVISLEVRYGKEAFPVGSASISLAAIERRVDDRKVASKWLDLLPSDEAMRKVGNRAAMHMHGGRLHVRVCLDGGYHVADEPPYASSDFRPSARQLWRPPIGVLELGIVGCKGLLPMRTADGKGCTDAYAVAKYGPKWARTRTICDSFDPAWNEQYTWPVYDPCTVLTVGVFDDPLQSLPPDEGKDAACSRPMGKVRIRLSTLENGRVYRGAYPLILMLPTGAKRMGDVELAVRFATSGTALDVLHMYGQPVLPAMHHLRPILSVNREALRLAAARISVAHLARAEPPLRREAAMWMLDAAEPRGFSMRKLRANWNRAVAALSWVADAARWAEDTRSWRNPTATTMAHAVLVLLAWHPDLIVPTLTLHVAAVGVWKYRRRPRAPAPHPCVRASMAEAPDREELDEEFDTIPSAKTAEVVRARYDRARMVGARLQAMVGDVATQAERLRALVSWRDPRATGMFVVLCVVVAMVLYMVPMKVVAVVAGFYYLRHPMFRDRMPAPVINFFRRLPSMSERIM